Proteins encoded within one genomic window of Anastrepha ludens isolate Willacy chromosome 4, idAnaLude1.1, whole genome shotgun sequence:
- the LOC128862109 gene encoding uncharacterized protein LOC128862109 — protein MAIPFYEPRHQHTTECDQVDGHFPPAPSSQSVALPTANPAMPVAVMQPAAASTSTNAPRALATGIATARAISSVSMPAGAIFSATSTSSSTVTTSTMTHTTEAIASNVSATSITTTSSHTVTSSYSASAPAAAPAIFSITASNPAISTFLPTNDTSTESTQTSSSPSAALASEPLPWKLLAVAMCKALKQYHQQTGSRDLLTKTVIEIVPSGGVGAQGPPSAAGN, from the coding sequence ATGGCTATACCTTTCTACGAACCACGTCACCAGCACACAACTGAGTGCGATCAAGTTGATGGACATTTTCCGCCAGCGCCAAGCAGCCAGTCCGTGGCATTGCCGACGGCAAATCCGGCTATGCCTGTGGCCGTAATGCAACCGGCGGCGGCCAGCACAAGTACAAACGCTCCGAGAGCACTTGCGACGGGTATCGCAACAGCGAGGGCTATTTCCAGTGTTTCTATGCCAGCTGGTGCAATTTTTTCAGCCACATCCACATCTTCGAGCACAGTTACAACTTCGACAATGACCCATACAACAGAAGCTATAGCTTCAAATGTGAGCGCTACTTCGATCACAACCACATCCTCGCATACAGTCACGTCTTCGTACTCCGCCTCTGCACCTGCCGCCGCtccagcaatattttcaataactgCTAGCAATCCAGCCATTTCCACTTTCTTGCCGACCAACGACACTTCTACTGAATCCACCCAAACGTCTTCTTCTCCTTCAGCCGCTCTCGCATCAGAGCCTCTGCCCTGGAAACTGCTCGCCGTGGCTATGTGTAAAGCTTTAAAACAATACCATCAACAAACTGGTTCCAGAGATTTGCTTACCAAAACCGTCATCGAAATAGTGCCAAGTGGAGGAGTTGGCGCACAAGGCCCACCATCAGCCGCCGGCAATTAG